The proteins below are encoded in one region of Bremerella sp. P1:
- a CDS encoding RNA polymerase sigma factor, with translation MTNFSLLVDQCMEGNQSAVSEFVRRFRNQVYLLCYRMVGEHHEAEDMAQETFLRVFRNLHRWDRSRPIEPWIMTIAGNRCRTHLAQRNRRPIACETQDHVEDHRGVDTRGELLAEEVQLALSHVREEYRRAFLLFHDHQLSYGEIAEQMDCPLGTVKTWVHRARRELVQRLASRGVTQEYRASQLARTAD, from the coding sequence TTGACGAATTTCAGCCTGCTAGTCGACCAATGCATGGAAGGGAACCAGAGCGCAGTCTCTGAGTTCGTGCGTCGATTTCGAAATCAGGTATACCTGCTGTGCTATCGGATGGTGGGGGAACACCACGAGGCCGAGGATATGGCCCAGGAGACCTTCCTGCGCGTGTTCCGGAATCTCCATCGATGGGATCGAAGTCGTCCGATCGAACCTTGGATCATGACCATTGCCGGCAACCGCTGCCGGACCCACCTGGCCCAAAGAAATCGTCGACCGATCGCTTGCGAGACGCAGGATCATGTCGAAGACCATCGAGGGGTCGATACCCGTGGCGAACTGTTAGCCGAAGAGGTTCAGTTGGCCCTTTCCCACGTCCGAGAAGAATACCGCAGGGCATTTCTTCTGTTCCACGATCACCAGCTAAGTTATGGCGAGATCGCCGAGCAGATGGATTGTCCGCTGGGAACCGTAAAAACCTGGGTCCATAGAGCTCGCCGTGAGCTAGTCCAGCGACTTGCCAGTCGTGGCGTCACCCAGGAATACCGTGCGAGCCAGCTCGCGAGAACAGCCGATTAG
- a CDS encoding DUF1559 domain-containing protein: MYVSTTPPQSRRGFTLVELLVVIAIIGVLIALLLPAVQQAREAARRSQCLNNLKQLALAMHNFHDTNNTFPKNTYGPNAGVSWSGWHLFSANYKLLPFIEQENLYDQFDLNGTWGANQSGPMNVSLEAFKCPSAPPAPDASTIGWGGPGSNYGWSSGSSPYTAHSCTSNNCNGMITTKDETRMADTTDGLSNTIFVSEFLSGDGNGSTPKYPFDILYTGDDTPYNNIVNKDFPTQAEIDAIGQSVESGASGERSNNGTLWAWYSHGQSILNTATPPNWRYPSSGGNCCPGGAHDWGRGFIGARSMHPGGVNAAMGDGSVRFAAETIDLLTWQRMGNRRDGQVVTLP, encoded by the coding sequence ATGTATGTCTCCACCACGCCTCCGCAGTCTCGACGTGGGTTCACTCTTGTTGAACTCCTGGTGGTCATCGCCATTATTGGTGTGCTGATCGCCCTGCTTCTCCCGGCCGTTCAACAGGCCCGTGAAGCTGCTCGCCGCAGCCAGTGCTTGAACAATCTCAAGCAGCTCGCCTTAGCGATGCACAACTTCCACGATACGAACAACACCTTCCCTAAAAACACCTACGGCCCCAACGCGGGAGTCTCCTGGAGCGGATGGCATCTGTTTAGCGCCAATTACAAGCTTCTGCCGTTCATCGAGCAGGAAAACCTCTACGATCAGTTCGATCTCAATGGAACGTGGGGAGCCAATCAAAGTGGCCCGATGAACGTATCCCTGGAAGCATTCAAGTGCCCTTCGGCTCCGCCAGCTCCAGACGCCAGCACGATTGGCTGGGGCGGACCAGGTTCCAACTATGGTTGGAGCTCCGGCAGTTCGCCTTATACCGCTCACTCGTGTACGAGTAACAATTGCAACGGCATGATCACCACCAAAGACGAAACCCGGATGGCGGATACGACTGACGGTCTTTCCAACACCATCTTTGTTTCAGAATTCCTGTCTGGCGACGGAAACGGCAGTACGCCCAAATATCCGTTTGACATTCTCTATACCGGGGATGACACACCGTACAACAACATCGTTAACAAGGACTTCCCCACCCAGGCCGAAATCGACGCAATTGGGCAATCGGTTGAAAGTGGCGCCTCGGGCGAACGCAGCAACAACGGCACACTGTGGGCTTGGTATTCCCATGGTCAATCCATCCTGAATACGGCGACTCCGCCCAACTGGCGCTATCCATCTTCAGGCGGTAATTGCTGTCCCGGTGGTGCTCATGACTGGGGACGAGGGTTCATTGGGGCTCGTAGTATGCATCCTGGCGGTGTGAACGCAGCCATGGGGGATGGTTCGGTTCGCTTTGCAGCTGAAACCATCGATTTGCTTACCTGGCAGCGAATGGGGAACCGACGCGACGGTCAGGTAGTGACACTACCGTAA
- a CDS encoding tetratricopeptide repeat protein, with amino-acid sequence MHRQTTLRRQLILFTLVAPLVIASAGCQMAASGYNVAGVRAVEEGQPQVAVNQFQKALGHDPTNPDAYYNLAATYHQMGKQSGDQNTLHQAEALYNQCLDLNPNHTECHRGLAVLLVDTKRSDKAFTLMERWEQRSPQLADPKIELARLYQEFGDKENAMNQLNQALAVDANNSRAWAAIGSLREQNGELGQALANYQRSYQLNNLDAGVGSRIAALQRQGIQSEVPMAPTNGTQLANQPNTRKRY; translated from the coding sequence GTGCATCGACAAACGACTCTTCGCCGACAACTGATTCTCTTCACACTCGTTGCTCCGCTTGTGATCGCAAGTGCCGGCTGCCAGATGGCCGCTTCGGGTTACAACGTGGCCGGCGTCCGCGCGGTGGAAGAAGGTCAGCCACAGGTCGCGGTGAATCAGTTTCAGAAAGCTTTGGGGCACGATCCCACGAATCCTGACGCCTATTACAACTTGGCGGCAACTTACCATCAGATGGGTAAACAGTCTGGCGACCAAAACACGTTGCACCAGGCCGAAGCCCTCTACAACCAGTGCCTGGATCTGAATCCCAATCATACCGAATGCCACCGTGGGCTGGCCGTCCTGCTGGTTGATACAAAACGTAGCGATAAGGCCTTCACGCTGATGGAACGCTGGGAACAGCGCTCGCCACAGTTGGCCGATCCAAAAATCGAACTGGCTCGTCTCTACCAGGAGTTTGGCGATAAAGAAAACGCCATGAACCAGTTGAACCAGGCCCTGGCCGTCGATGCCAATAACTCGCGTGCCTGGGCGGCGATTGGTAGCCTGCGTGAACAGAACGGAGAACTCGGCCAAGCCTTGGCTAACTACCAGCGGTCGTACCAACTGAACAATCTCGATGCAGGCGTTGGCTCTCGAATTGCCGCCTTGCAACGCCAGGGAATTCAAAGCGAAGTCCCCATGGCACCCACCAACGGCACGCAATTGGCAAATCAGCCAAATACCCGCAAACGGTATTAA
- the serC gene encoding 3-phosphoserine/phosphohydroxythreonine transaminase, translating to MPERVFNFSAGPAVMPLPVLEEAQRDLVALPGVGSSVMELSHRGKTYMDIHADAKARLVSLLNIPDTHDVLFLQGGSRLQFSMIPMNLLKGTDKTADYVLTGSWGKKALEEAVKEGKTNVAWDGKPSNYNNLPSQSDLKLTSDAAYVHITSNETIQGVQFQSEPEVGNVPLVADLSSDFLSRPVDVSKYGIIYACAQKNAGPAGVTVVIIRKDLMEHASSDLPGYMVYRNHAEADSMWNTPPTFGIYLLGLVCKWLQEDFGSLEKIQAQNEAKAQLLYDAIDQSGGFYIGHAVPEVRSKMNVTFKLGDDESDKKFLAAANEIGLTQLGGHRSVGGVRASIYNAMPVEGVEKLRDFMLDFKK from the coding sequence ATGCCAGAACGCGTATTCAATTTCTCTGCCGGTCCTGCCGTAATGCCCCTTCCTGTGCTTGAAGAAGCCCAGCGCGACTTGGTCGCTTTGCCAGGCGTTGGTAGTTCCGTCATGGAACTGAGCCACCGCGGTAAGACCTACATGGACATCCACGCAGACGCCAAGGCCCGGCTCGTTTCACTGCTGAACATTCCCGACACCCACGATGTCCTCTTTCTGCAGGGCGGGTCGCGGCTGCAGTTTTCGATGATCCCGATGAACCTGCTCAAGGGCACCGACAAGACGGCCGACTACGTCTTGACCGGTAGCTGGGGCAAAAAGGCCTTGGAAGAAGCCGTCAAAGAAGGCAAGACCAACGTCGCCTGGGATGGTAAGCCAAGCAACTACAACAATCTGCCAAGCCAAAGCGATCTGAAACTGACGTCGGACGCTGCCTACGTGCACATCACCTCGAACGAAACCATTCAAGGTGTTCAGTTCCAGAGCGAACCAGAAGTGGGTAACGTGCCGCTGGTCGCCGACCTGTCGTCCGACTTCCTGAGCCGTCCCGTCGACGTCTCGAAGTATGGCATCATCTATGCCTGTGCCCAGAAGAACGCCGGCCCAGCAGGCGTGACCGTCGTGATCATTCGCAAAGACTTGATGGAGCACGCCAGTAGCGACCTGCCCGGCTACATGGTCTATCGCAATCACGCCGAAGCCGATTCGATGTGGAACACGCCACCCACGTTCGGCATCTACCTGCTTGGTCTTGTATGCAAGTGGCTGCAGGAAGACTTCGGCAGCCTGGAAAAGATTCAAGCTCAAAACGAAGCCAAGGCTCAGCTGTTGTACGACGCCATCGATCAATCCGGCGGCTTCTACATCGGCCACGCCGTTCCGGAAGTTCGCTCGAAGATGAACGTCACCTTCAAACTGGGCGACGACGAATCAGACAAGAAGTTCCTAGCCGCTGCTAACGAAATCGGCCTGACCCAATTGGGCGGTCACCGTAGCGTTGGTGGTGTGCGTGCTTCGATCTATAACGCGATGCCTGTCGAAGGCGTCGAAAAGCTTCGCGACTTCATGCTTGATTTCAAGAAGTAA
- the serA gene encoding phosphoglycerate dehydrogenase: MPKVIVLDTLAQEGLDLLDQAPGIEYEVRTGLKGEELRSALNEFDGAICRSGVKITAESLEGNTNLKVIARAGVGTDNIDSKAAARHGIVVMNTPTGNTISTAEHAFCLMMALSRNVPAANQSLVEGRWDRKKYMGTQLADKTLGVVGLGRIGMEVAKRALAFEMRVIAYDPFVSPERAAELGIELSETVPGMLPHIDYLTVHTPLTPETKDMINAESIKTLKPGARLINCARGGIYNEEALVEGLKSGHLGGVALDVYAEEPCTDSPLFGMENVVATPHLGASTEEAQTQVAVEAVQLVVNYLSTGEIRHAVNVAPLDPKTLESIRGYLDVAYRLGLVAAQVHSGGVKSVKLTYRGEVSSKNTKLLTASFCAGFLAKALEDEPNIINSEMLLLDRGVDLSTETSTELGSFASSITASIEEGGKSHQVGGTLFGSNMPRLILLDGQRLEAYLDGTLFVFAHNDVPGIIGKVGTIFGNHQVNIAQMAVGRSSTTPGSAVGVLNLDGLPGEAAVKEVMTSDNITSCKVIELPAAGEMPTWMR; this comes from the coding sequence ATGCCTAAAGTCATTGTTTTGGATACGCTCGCTCAGGAAGGTCTGGACCTGTTGGATCAGGCCCCTGGGATTGAATACGAAGTTCGCACCGGTCTCAAAGGTGAAGAACTACGAAGTGCCCTCAACGAGTTCGATGGGGCTATCTGCCGCAGCGGCGTCAAGATTACCGCCGAGTCTCTCGAAGGCAACACCAACTTGAAGGTGATCGCTCGTGCCGGTGTCGGTACTGATAACATCGACTCCAAAGCGGCAGCTCGGCATGGCATCGTCGTGATGAATACCCCCACCGGGAACACCATCAGCACCGCCGAACATGCTTTCTGCTTGATGATGGCTCTCTCGCGAAACGTGCCGGCCGCCAACCAAAGCCTGGTAGAAGGTCGTTGGGATCGTAAGAAGTACATGGGTACGCAGCTGGCCGACAAGACCCTGGGGGTTGTCGGTCTCGGTCGCATCGGGATGGAAGTCGCCAAGCGTGCATTGGCTTTCGAGATGCGCGTGATCGCCTACGATCCGTTCGTCAGCCCAGAACGTGCTGCCGAACTGGGCATCGAGCTTTCCGAAACCGTCCCGGGCATGCTTCCCCACATCGATTACCTGACGGTGCACACCCCGCTGACACCGGAAACCAAGGACATGATCAACGCAGAGTCGATCAAGACCTTGAAGCCAGGTGCTCGCCTGATCAACTGTGCTCGCGGTGGTATCTACAACGAAGAAGCGCTCGTCGAAGGCCTCAAGTCAGGGCACCTCGGTGGTGTCGCCTTGGACGTCTATGCCGAAGAGCCATGCACCGACAGCCCGCTGTTTGGCATGGAGAATGTCGTCGCGACGCCTCACTTGGGTGCGAGTACTGAAGAAGCCCAAACGCAGGTCGCCGTCGAGGCGGTTCAATTGGTGGTCAATTACCTGTCGACCGGCGAAATCCGTCACGCGGTCAACGTCGCTCCGCTTGATCCCAAGACCCTGGAAAGCATTCGTGGTTACCTGGACGTGGCTTATCGTCTGGGCCTGGTTGCCGCCCAGGTTCATTCCGGTGGCGTGAAGTCGGTCAAGCTGACCTACCGTGGTGAAGTCAGCAGCAAGAACACGAAGCTGTTGACCGCTTCGTTCTGTGCCGGATTCCTGGCCAAGGCTCTGGAAGACGAACCGAACATCATCAACTCCGAGATGCTTCTGCTGGACCGTGGCGTTGACCTTTCGACCGAAACGAGCACCGAACTGGGTAGCTTTGCGAGCAGCATCACGGCCTCGATTGAAGAAGGTGGCAAGTCGCACCAGGTCGGCGGTACGCTGTTTGGCAGCAACATGCCTCGCTTGATCTTGCTGGACGGTCAGCGTCTGGAAGCTTACCTCGACGGAACGCTGTTCGTCTTTGCTCACAACGATGTCCCAGGCATCATCGGCAAGGTAGGAACGATCTTTGGTAACCACCAGGTCAACATCGCTCAAATGGCTGTCGGCCGCTCGAGCACCACACCAGGCAGTGCCGTTGGTGTCCTGAACCTGGACGGTCTGCCAGGCGAAGCCGCTGTCAAGGAAGTCATGACAAGCGACAACATCACCTCCTGCAAAGTGATCGAGCTTCCTGCCGCTGGCGAGATGCCAACCTGGATGCGATAG
- a CDS encoding M48 family metalloprotease, giving the protein MQKRKLQRALPCVDDQLADKLRVWETGDRVCNAAVLGCVPGFSFVLVSDALLSRLSPRHAAAIVAHEIGHLRLWHVPIRLSIVFAGGILGMTLVHLGEQLGHWQMLTQSIVIVGTIVYMTLMLHFIAPLLEFQADSFAVDLLSKSDHGRRRSARVLIRALSQLTLLSGIEPNQRTWLYPSFEQRRRAILSLQSSSRLKTCLRWFLAAAFLSQIALIICCLLLLVG; this is encoded by the coding sequence GTGCAGAAACGCAAGCTTCAACGAGCACTTCCATGTGTCGACGATCAATTGGCCGACAAACTCCGAGTTTGGGAAACGGGGGATCGCGTATGCAATGCGGCTGTACTGGGATGTGTTCCCGGCTTCTCCTTCGTACTGGTAAGTGACGCTTTGCTCAGCCGTTTATCGCCTCGGCATGCCGCGGCCATCGTCGCGCATGAGATCGGCCATCTTCGCCTATGGCACGTCCCGATTCGGCTGAGCATCGTATTCGCCGGCGGCATTCTGGGCATGACGCTAGTACACCTGGGAGAGCAACTGGGGCATTGGCAGATGCTGACGCAAAGCATTGTGATCGTGGGAACGATTGTCTACATGACGCTGATGCTGCATTTCATTGCCCCACTCTTGGAGTTCCAGGCAGACTCCTTTGCCGTCGATTTGCTCAGCAAAAGCGATCATGGCCGACGACGTAGTGCCCGGGTGTTGATCCGAGCCTTGTCCCAGCTCACTCTTCTCTCCGGAATCGAGCCGAACCAGCGAACCTGGTTGTACCCGAGCTTCGAACAGAGACGTCGGGCAATTCTCAGCCTGCAATCCTCGTCGCGACTCAAAACGTGCCTGCGTTGGTTCCTTGCTGCCGCATTTCTTAGCCAGATTGCTCTGATTATCTGCTGCTTACTCCTCCTTGTTGGCTAA
- a CDS encoding PAS domain S-box protein produces MNLLRKYFLLGAIPALIAVGLSTILDYQITQRLLREQIDQTLEAKLDAKRNEVRFFLDKHFSLLETLAATPLVKDGSVAEILDFLRIQELAVRQRIEGIYYDELDGTVHGTDGVTFNVFDREYFGEVLKGNKVTTRILQSRGKGKDVLLLIAPVRTEDGTLKGAIALAILDSQLIAFVRSMEVNRGGFLALVDDSDRMIAVSSKAEFVRQQDLDVSNTTVVDDTGTRFLVSTTRVPDTSWDLIVAIPEIEVQGVYNRIGWSKVTAVACGITAAVILALFFSERTLRPLQQIIQTFRQYAKGDQSARFSAKARGEYAILAESFNHMADELDEARIQQEEHLRRIESSEDRFRRLFDGAADAIFLRDLNGIIIDANQEACRSLGYERDEIRGMSVSRIDTDWKLEDAQRLWNKLAREGGRYHPLVERVHRRKDGSTFPVEIRLTLIEREGETMVMSSARDATLRKAAEKQTKQAKEFAEKVINASPGVIYIFDLTTQSIVFINQNIEKELGHTKEHLEELGPRFYTEIIHPDDVARVRQASNKWYEEGEPEIHVDTFRLRHANGQWAWFEFHRVIFQKDANGKPTQILGVATNTTDRVLAQQQLVWEKALLDQVMETSVAAVMVVDTEGNIQFLNAALEKTLRVGREEVQGKNIYVFPWEVYDMAGKPLPVENRPFARVKSTLKPVNDVRYRIQFDPESYVIVSANGAPLFDEEREFAGAVFALADITERIESEKVRESLIRNLEATNTELKQFTYTVSHDLKSPLITIKGFLGILGEDIESDDKPAIEEDLAIIGSAADGMKQLLDDLLELSRIGRNVKSRTMISLDEVISEAITLLAGQIENQNATVRSDIEDVHVYGDAVQIRQLMQNLIDNGIKHNRDANPQVTIKAHDEDDFVLVEVIDNGPGVALEYQDRIFQLFDKLDPDSEGTGIGLAIVKRIVDFHGGTVELVSDGQGHGCTFRLRLPAVMPSHDAAYDLPNHNESTMS; encoded by the coding sequence GTGAATCTACTTCGTAAATACTTCCTGCTCGGCGCAATCCCAGCGCTGATCGCGGTGGGACTTTCGACCATCCTCGATTATCAGATCACGCAGCGTTTGCTTCGGGAACAGATCGATCAAACCCTGGAAGCCAAACTGGACGCCAAGCGGAACGAGGTTCGGTTCTTTCTGGATAAGCACTTTTCGCTCCTGGAGACCTTGGCGGCAACGCCTCTGGTAAAAGACGGAAGTGTTGCCGAAATTCTCGATTTCCTCAGAATCCAGGAGTTGGCAGTCCGTCAGCGAATCGAAGGTATTTACTACGATGAGCTAGACGGAACGGTTCATGGTACCGATGGTGTTACGTTCAATGTCTTCGACCGCGAGTACTTTGGAGAAGTCCTCAAAGGAAATAAGGTCACCACCCGGATCTTGCAAAGCCGCGGCAAAGGAAAAGATGTTCTCTTGCTGATTGCTCCGGTACGGACCGAAGACGGAACGCTGAAGGGGGCAATCGCGCTTGCAATTCTCGATAGCCAGCTGATCGCTTTTGTACGCAGCATGGAAGTCAATCGCGGCGGCTTTCTTGCACTTGTCGACGACTCGGATCGGATGATCGCGGTATCAAGTAAGGCAGAATTTGTACGCCAGCAAGACCTAGACGTTAGCAACACAACCGTCGTCGATGATACGGGCACTCGTTTTCTCGTCTCTACAACGCGAGTACCAGACACTTCCTGGGACCTGATTGTTGCGATCCCGGAAATTGAAGTCCAAGGCGTTTATAACCGTATTGGATGGTCGAAAGTTACCGCGGTGGCATGTGGTATTACAGCCGCCGTGATCTTAGCTCTTTTCTTCAGCGAACGAACTCTTCGACCGCTGCAGCAGATCATTCAAACGTTTCGTCAATACGCCAAGGGAGATCAATCGGCTCGTTTTTCCGCGAAAGCCCGCGGTGAATACGCCATTCTAGCCGAGTCTTTTAACCACATGGCTGACGAACTCGACGAGGCTCGCATCCAGCAAGAGGAACACCTACGGAGAATCGAATCGAGCGAGGATCGATTCCGACGTCTTTTCGATGGTGCGGCCGATGCGATCTTCTTGCGCGACCTCAACGGGATCATTATCGACGCAAACCAGGAAGCCTGTCGCAGCCTTGGCTATGAGCGAGACGAGATTCGAGGCATGTCGGTTTCTCGCATCGACACCGACTGGAAGCTCGAAGATGCGCAACGCCTGTGGAATAAATTGGCTCGTGAAGGTGGCCGGTATCATCCTCTGGTCGAGCGAGTTCACCGCCGAAAAGACGGTAGTACCTTTCCGGTGGAAATACGCTTGACGCTGATCGAACGCGAGGGCGAAACCATGGTCATGTCCTCCGCGCGCGATGCGACGCTACGCAAGGCGGCGGAAAAGCAGACGAAACAGGCCAAGGAATTTGCGGAAAAGGTGATCAATGCTTCTCCTGGCGTCATTTACATTTTTGACCTCACCACGCAATCGATCGTATTTATCAATCAAAACATCGAAAAGGAACTCGGACACACCAAGGAGCACCTGGAAGAACTAGGACCACGTTTCTATACCGAGATCATCCACCCTGACGACGTTGCCCGCGTGCGACAGGCATCCAACAAGTGGTATGAGGAAGGTGAGCCTGAAATTCACGTCGATACCTTCCGCTTGCGACATGCCAACGGGCAATGGGCATGGTTCGAATTCCATCGGGTGATCTTCCAAAAAGATGCCAATGGAAAACCCACGCAGATCTTAGGTGTTGCCACCAATACGACGGATCGAGTTCTTGCCCAGCAACAGCTTGTTTGGGAAAAGGCCCTTCTCGACCAGGTGATGGAAACCAGCGTGGCCGCGGTGATGGTGGTCGATACCGAAGGCAATATTCAGTTTCTCAATGCGGCTTTGGAAAAGACATTGCGAGTCGGTCGTGAAGAGGTTCAAGGGAAAAACATTTACGTCTTTCCTTGGGAAGTCTACGACATGGCAGGCAAGCCACTGCCTGTCGAAAATCGTCCGTTTGCGCGGGTCAAAAGCACGCTTAAGCCCGTCAACGATGTACGGTATCGAATTCAATTCGATCCAGAATCGTACGTCATCGTCTCGGCGAATGGTGCTCCATTGTTCGATGAAGAAAGAGAGTTTGCCGGAGCCGTTTTCGCCCTGGCGGACATCACCGAACGCATCGAATCAGAAAAGGTTCGCGAATCTTTGATCCGCAACCTCGAAGCCACCAATACCGAACTGAAGCAATTCACCTACACGGTTTCGCACGACCTCAAATCACCGCTGATTACCATCAAAGGCTTCCTGGGAATTCTGGGCGAGGACATTGAAAGCGATGACAAGCCCGCGATTGAAGAAGATCTCGCGATCATCGGATCAGCCGCCGATGGCATGAAGCAATTGCTGGATGATCTTTTGGAATTGTCGCGCATTGGTCGCAATGTCAAATCACGTACCATGATTTCGCTGGATGAAGTGATCTCAGAAGCGATCACTTTGCTGGCAGGGCAAATCGAGAACCAGAATGCGACCGTCCGCAGCGATATCGAAGACGTGCACGTATATGGCGACGCCGTTCAAATTCGCCAACTGATGCAGAACCTGATCGACAATGGGATCAAGCACAATCGCGATGCCAACCCACAAGTTACGATCAAGGCGCACGACGAAGATGATTTCGTTTTGGTCGAAGTGATTGACAACGGCCCCGGGGTCGCCCTCGAGTACCAGGATCGCATCTTTCAGCTGTTTGACAAACTTGATCCCGACTCAGAGGGAACTGGGATCGGCTTGGCGATTGTCAAAAGAATTGTCGACTTCCATGGTGGTACGGTCGAACTCGTTTCGGATGGCCAAGGACACGGCTGCACTTTCCGATTACGACTGCCTGCGGTCATGCCATCCCATGATGCTGCCTATGACCTGCCCAACCACAACGAGTCAACAATGTCCTAG
- a CDS encoding glycerophosphodiester phosphodiesterase, which translates to MRTIVYLFLVAACWAGVVETGEAQMIVGHRGASFDAPENTLAAFQEAWKQKADAIEGDFYLTKDGHIVCLHDKTTERTTAGAAKLNPAESTLDQLRDLDVGAWKHEKYAGERIPLLEEVLATVPQTGKILIEIKCGPEIVEPLRVALEKTSLQAEQIVIICFNDEVVKQCREKMPQFKANWLTSYKQNKLTGKWSPDLGKVLKTLGSTGATGLGTQGRDEVVTAEFVREIRKAGVECHVWTVNDPAQAKRYAELGFDSITTDKPAEIRKATLGGES; encoded by the coding sequence ATGCGAACGATTGTTTATTTGTTTTTGGTAGCGGCATGTTGGGCAGGTGTCGTTGAAACAGGGGAAGCGCAGATGATCGTGGGGCATCGAGGGGCTTCGTTTGACGCACCGGAAAATACATTGGCTGCATTTCAGGAAGCCTGGAAGCAGAAGGCCGACGCGATCGAAGGTGACTTCTACCTGACGAAGGATGGCCATATCGTTTGCCTGCACGATAAGACCACCGAGCGAACCACAGCCGGAGCTGCCAAGTTGAATCCAGCGGAATCGACCCTCGACCAACTGCGAGACCTGGATGTGGGGGCCTGGAAACATGAAAAGTACGCCGGCGAACGCATTCCGCTGTTAGAGGAAGTGCTGGCGACGGTACCGCAAACAGGAAAGATTCTGATCGAAATCAAGTGCGGCCCCGAAATTGTCGAGCCGCTTCGAGTCGCGCTGGAAAAGACGAGCTTGCAAGCAGAGCAAATCGTGATCATTTGTTTTAACGACGAGGTCGTGAAGCAGTGCCGCGAAAAAATGCCACAGTTTAAAGCGAATTGGTTAACCAGCTACAAGCAGAACAAGCTCACTGGGAAGTGGTCGCCTGATCTTGGTAAGGTCTTGAAGACGCTCGGCAGTACCGGCGCGACGGGACTGGGAACGCAGGGACGGGATGAAGTTGTGACCGCCGAGTTTGTTCGCGAGATTCGCAAAGCTGGCGTCGAGTGCCACGTGTGGACGGTCAACGATCCCGCCCAGGCGAAACGTTATGCCGAACTGGGGTTTGATTCGATCACCACGGATAAGCCGGCTGAGATTCGTAAAGCGACTCTCGGTGGTGAATCGTAA
- a CDS encoding SEC-C metal-binding domain-containing protein, producing MSKRRHGYPSETNVKRGVRIVRGNKLLEEKLGRNDLCPCGSMKRFKKCCLKKGRF from the coding sequence ATGAGCAAACGCCGCCACGGCTATCCCTCGGAGACGAACGTTAAACGGGGAGTCAGGATTGTTCGCGGCAATAAGCTACTGGAAGAAAAGCTCGGCCGAAACGATCTCTGTCCTTGTGGATCGATGAAACGCTTCAAAAAATGCTGCTTGAAAAAGGGCCGTTTTTGA
- a CDS encoding RNA ligase family protein: protein MGTSHGNFTKYPRTPHLFGSRGTDDDKHMGEADSLAFIQDESLIVEEKIDGTNVGIHFSEDGQLILQCRGHLITEGMHPQYDLFKQWATVKRHELESRLTTRYLLFGEWVYARHSVAYRKLPHYFFEFDVFDKQADVFLDLAARIKLLEGSGIHTVPVIHQGPVTRKQLTDLIGPSQYDSHFDNPLSGQADNLMEGIYLRTEAAGQVTGRAKFVRPEFVEKIKLSTHWQHQTMVPNQLADNVDIWS, encoded by the coding sequence ATGGGTACCTCCCACGGAAATTTCACCAAGTATCCGCGTACGCCGCATCTCTTCGGTTCCCGAGGCACCGACGACGATAAGCATATGGGCGAGGCGGATTCTCTGGCGTTTATCCAGGACGAATCCCTGATCGTCGAGGAGAAGATCGATGGCACGAATGTCGGCATTCACTTTTCTGAGGATGGCCAGTTGATTCTGCAGTGCCGAGGGCATCTCATCACCGAAGGAATGCACCCGCAGTACGATCTTTTCAAACAGTGGGCTACCGTCAAACGGCATGAATTGGAATCCCGTTTGACGACCCGATACCTGCTCTTTGGAGAGTGGGTCTACGCGCGGCACTCGGTCGCCTATCGAAAGTTACCGCACTACTTCTTCGAGTTTGATGTTTTCGACAAACAGGCAGACGTGTTTCTCGACCTGGCCGCCAGGATCAAGCTTCTTGAAGGAAGTGGTATTCATACCGTTCCGGTCATCCACCAAGGTCCTGTTACGCGAAAGCAACTCACCGACTTGATTGGCCCTTCGCAGTACGACAGCCATTTTGACAATCCACTTTCCGGCCAGGCCGACAATCTGATGGAAGGCATCTACCTTCGCACGGAAGCCGCTGGCCAAGTCACCGGCCGAGCCAAGTTCGTCCGACCGGAGTTCGTCGAAAAGATCAAGCTAAGTACACACTGGCAACATCAGACAATGGTCCCCAATCAACTGGCCGACAACGTCGATATTTGGTCATGA